The following proteins are co-located in the Streptomyces bottropensis ATCC 25435 genome:
- a CDS encoding DUF3492 domain-containing protein, which translates to MRIGLLAEGGYPYVSGDARLWCDRLVRGLERHEFDIYALSRSERQEDEGWIPLPPQVRRVRTAPLWAAEDDGVVHGRRARRRFAEAYGELVSAVCSGSASGADGVAGRPGGFGAASTGGADAEADRFGSALYGLAELGRDEGGLVGALRSEAAVRTLERACRAPGALRGAREARVPDLLTVAAHLERALRPLSLDWYEDDGLGSVDLCHATAGGSAALPGLLARYFHGVPLLVTEYGVQLRAHYLGASGEAPVRALLAAFHRRLTAEVYRQAACLTPGNTHARRWQERCGADPSRIRTVYPGMNAARFAEVGEAPEYADPYTLVWVGRIEPAKDLISLLHAFAEIRRAEPKARLRIVGAAAGSEATAYLGHCRALAAQLFPDRTDGVHSVGDNPVSFEEIGDPAVPDLAEAYAAGAVVVLSSVVEGFPISLVEAMFCARPTVSTDVGAVVEVIGGTGLVVPPRNPRALAEACVALLREPERRARLGAAARARALELFTVEQNVEAFRGIYLEVVSQAPVRKVVVDGTGEPRPFGAPAEARVPGRWTDSRLVTGGLGVAGVAGVAGVAGVAGGAGVAGLAGGVPGRPRWAVDTPGRATTPVGGTTASEPVAKPAPVTARASTPDAVPGMAPGSPSGPAQDRAAGATPAAASPATTPTSTTNSPSTAGTSSGSAGASSTASAADAVPAAESSAGTAAGEPVPAGEGAR; encoded by the coding sequence GTGCGCATCGGACTGCTTGCGGAGGGTGGCTATCCGTATGTGAGCGGTGACGCCAGGCTCTGGTGCGACCGACTCGTACGTGGGTTGGAGCGACACGAGTTCGACATCTACGCGCTCAGCCGGAGCGAGCGGCAGGAGGACGAGGGCTGGATCCCGCTGCCGCCCCAGGTCAGGCGCGTCCGTACGGCGCCGCTGTGGGCCGCGGAGGACGACGGCGTCGTCCACGGGCGCCGGGCGCGGAGGCGCTTCGCGGAGGCGTACGGCGAACTGGTGTCGGCGGTGTGCTCGGGGAGCGCGAGCGGTGCCGATGGTGTGGCCGGTCGGCCCGGTGGGTTCGGGGCGGCTTCCACAGGTGGTGCCGACGCTGAGGCGGACCGTTTCGGCAGCGCGCTGTACGGGCTCGCCGAGTTGGGCCGCGACGAAGGTGGACTGGTCGGCGCACTGCGCTCCGAGGCCGCCGTACGCACGTTGGAGCGCGCTTGTCGCGCGCCGGGCGCCCTGCGAGGGGCGCGCGAGGCGCGCGTACCGGATCTGCTGACGGTCGCCGCACATCTCGAACGCGCCCTGCGCCCCCTCTCGCTCGACTGGTACGAGGACGACGGGCTCGGCTCGGTCGACCTGTGCCACGCGACGGCCGGTGGCTCGGCCGCGCTTCCCGGGCTGCTGGCCCGGTACTTCCACGGGGTGCCGCTGCTGGTCACCGAGTACGGCGTGCAGCTGCGGGCGCACTACCTCGGAGCCTCGGGAGAAGCGCCGGTGCGCGCCCTGCTCGCGGCCTTCCACCGGCGGCTGACCGCCGAGGTCTACCGGCAGGCCGCCTGCCTCACCCCCGGCAACACTCACGCCCGGCGCTGGCAGGAGCGCTGCGGCGCCGACCCGTCGAGGATCCGGACGGTCTACCCCGGCATGAACGCCGCCCGCTTCGCGGAGGTCGGCGAGGCGCCGGAATACGCCGATCCGTACACGCTGGTCTGGGTCGGCCGCATCGAGCCCGCCAAGGACCTGATCTCGCTGCTGCACGCCTTCGCCGAGATCCGCCGTGCGGAGCCCAAGGCGCGGCTCAGGATCGTCGGTGCGGCAGCGGGCTCCGAGGCCACCGCCTACCTGGGCCACTGCCGCGCGCTGGCGGCGCAGCTCTTCCCCGACCGGACGGACGGTGTCCACTCCGTCGGCGACAACCCCGTCTCCTTCGAGGAGATCGGCGACCCGGCCGTTCCCGATCTGGCCGAGGCCTACGCGGCGGGTGCGGTGGTCGTGCTGTCCAGCGTCGTCGAGGGCTTCCCGATCAGCCTGGTCGAGGCCATGTTCTGCGCCCGGCCGACGGTCTCCACCGACGTTGGCGCGGTCGTGGAGGTCATCGGCGGCACGGGCCTGGTCGTCCCTCCGCGCAATCCGCGGGCGCTGGCCGAGGCGTGCGTGGCACTGCTACGAGAACCCGAGCGCCGCGCGCGCCTCGGCGCGGCCGCCCGCGCACGCGCTCTCGAACTCTTCACGGTGGAACAGAACGTCGAGGCATTTCGAGGCATCTACCTGGAGGTCGTCTCCCAGGCCCCGGTGCGCAAGGTCGTTGTCGACGGCACCGGTGAACCGCGTCCCTTCGGAGCCCCCGCCGAGGCCCGCGTGCCCGGCCGCTGGACCGATTCCCGACTGGTGACGGGCGGCCTCGGGGTCGCCGGCGTGGCAGGAGTCGCCGGCGTGGCAGGGGTTGCCGGGGGCGCCGGTGTCGCGGGTCTCGCTGGAGGCGTTCCCGGACGGCCGCGCTGGGCCGTCGACACACCTGGGCGGGCGACGACACCTGTGGGGGGAACCACGGCATCGGAGCCGGTCGCGAAGCCGGCTCCGGTTACCGCACGCGCCTCGACGCCCGACGCGGTACCGGGCATGGCACCGGGTTCTCCATCCGGTCCCGCGCAGGACCGTGCAGCGGGCGCGACTCCGGCGGCGGCGTCGCCCGCGACGACCCCCACCTCCACCACGAACTCTCCCTCCACCGCGGGTACTTCCTCCGGTTCCGCTGGGGCATCGTCCACCGCTTCGGCGGCGGACGCGGTTCCGGCCGCGGAGAGTTCTGCGGGTACGGCGGCCGGGGAGCCCGTGCCCGCGGGGGAGGGCGCGCGATGA